The following are encoded in a window of Panicum virgatum strain AP13 chromosome 5N, P.virgatum_v5, whole genome shotgun sequence genomic DNA:
- the LOC120675379 gene encoding E3 ubiquitin-protein ligase At4g11680-like, whose translation MRPPSSSSSSSAAGGGGGRVSAFTMRAVARMSRARWFIFLRRVYQYQNGPRSDLGSNPFNSPGWLALELGIIVAQMVLTTAVVATSPSERPAWPLRLWVAAYNVGNVLSLPLLYWRHRHSSAAAAGRGDALSDDLEMRGASDPLRSSSFLMNKARAFLELFFAMWFVMGNVWVFDARLGSLHRAPRLYALCIGLLAWNAVVYSLPFLLFLLLCCFVPMVGYALGYNMNSASAGRGASDEQLAALPRWRFKEPPDVPRDRDHDDQDCCICLAPYREKEEVRELPCTHMFHLKCVDRWLRIISSCPLCKQELK comes from the exons ATGCGGCCGCCTTCCtcttcgtcctcctcgtcggcggcgggaggcggcggcggccgggtgtCCGCGTTCACGATGCGCGCGGTGGCGCGCATGTCGAGGGCGCGGTGGTTCATCTTCCTCCGCCGGGTGTACCAGTACCAGAACGGGCCCAGGTCCGACCTGGGCTCCAACCCCTTCAACTCGCCGGGCTGGCTCGCGCTCGAGCTCGGCATCATCGTCGCGCAGATGGTCCTGAccaccgccgtcgtcgccacctCCCCCAGCGAGCGCCCCGCGTGGCCGCTCCGCCTCTGGGTCGCCGCGTACAACGTCGGCAACGTGCTCAGCCTCCCGCTCCTCTATTGGCGCCACCGCcattcctccgccgccgccgccgggcgcggcgACGCGCTGTCGGACGACCTCGAGATGCGCGGCGCCAGCGATCCTCTAAG GAGCAGCTCGTTCCTGATGAACAAGGCGCGGGCGTTCCTGGAGCTCTTCTTCGCCATGTGGTTCGTGATGGGCAACGTGTGGGTGTTCGACGCGCGGCTGGGTTCGCTCCACCGCGCGCCGAGGCTGTACGCGCTCTGCATCGGCCTGCTGGCCTGGAACGCCGTCGTCTACtcgctccccttcctcctcttcctcctgctcTGCTGCTTCGTCCCCATGGTCGGCTACGCGCTCGGCTACAACATGAACTCGGCCTCCGCCGGCCGGGGCGCCTCCGACGAGCAgctcgccgcgctgccgcgGTGGCGGTTCAAGGAGCCGCCGGATGTGCCGAGAGACCGGGACCACGACGACCAA GACTGCTGCATCTGCCTGGCGCCGTACAGGGAGAAGGAGGAGGTGCGGGAGCTGCCGTGCACGCACATGTTCCACCTCAAGTGCGTGGACAGGTGGCTCAGGATCATCTCCTCTTGCCCTCTCTGCAAGCAAGAGCTCAAGTGA